A window of Deinococcus grandis contains these coding sequences:
- a CDS encoding sce7726 family protein, translated as MALHPASWAIPEINILSAEGFSGRADLCVMPNEGHSIGYEIKTEKDSLSRLAHQVRMYDHCFAERALATTPRHLAEARQLLPEAWGLIVLDPVSHEVIERQRLPQLQEQDLAGRLILETLRVEELNGLLHHLGVTRTHTMNNDQRRALLNTHYDVATLRELALRTLATRENARVTATRLGTT; from the coding sequence ATGGCGTTGCATCCAGCCAGCTGGGCCATTCCGGAGATCAACATCCTGTCCGCTGAGGGCTTCTCCGGTCGGGCAGATCTCTGTGTGATGCCAAATGAAGGCCACAGCATTGGGTACGAGATCAAAACGGAGAAGGACAGTCTGAGCCGATTAGCACACCAGGTCCGCATGTACGACCACTGCTTTGCGGAGCGCGCTCTGGCTACGACGCCGCGTCACCTGGCAGAGGCGCGCCAGTTACTCCCTGAGGCCTGGGGGCTCATCGTGTTGGATCCAGTCAGTCACGAAGTCATCGAGCGTCAGCGGTTGCCTCAGCTACAGGAGCAGGACCTCGCTGGGCGCCTCATCCTCGAGACGCTCCGCGTCGAGGAGCTCAACGGACTCCTCCATCACCTAGGGGTGACCCGCACCCACACGATGAACAACGATCAACGCCGCGCCTTACTCAACACCCACTACGACGTGGCGACCCTCCGCGAACTGGCCTTACGCACTCTGGCCACCCGAGAGAACGCGCGTGTTACGGCTACACGATTGGGAACGACGTGA
- a CDS encoding LysM peptidoglycan-binding domain-containing M23 family metallopeptidase has translation MTLTPLHRALLLSAALLTSVAGAYTVKPGDTLFSLARASGTTVADLMRLNDLSSTTLEVGQTLRLPGEAAPSASPAPASPLPLPPAPALPGVNVTAPTSLRMGDAFALRLTGPRAAEARVHFPSEVGEDVRLPAERLTPVPAGNGTFIVLGRVLLGKATPLIYEIELDGQVLRRSLPVAGLPQPVQRLNLPPSISGKLQDPARAAEDAAVERAYALRTPPVWTKPFQDAVQVRAQSSAFGQPRTYVAGGPVQYHYGTDYRAPAGTAVRAVNDGTVVMAGMYPVRGGLVILDHGAGVTSLYFHQRRVTVKVGQKVSRGDKIGEVGSTGLSTGPHLHLELRVRGEGTDPAGWMNRLWPK, from the coding sequence ATGACCCTGACGCCCCTGCACCGCGCCCTTCTGCTGAGCGCCGCCCTGCTCACCAGCGTGGCGGGCGCGTACACCGTGAAACCCGGCGACACCCTCTTCAGCCTCGCGCGCGCCTCTGGCACGACGGTCGCGGACCTCATGCGCCTCAACGACTTGAGCAGCACCACCCTGGAGGTCGGGCAAACCCTGCGCCTTCCGGGTGAAGCCGCGCCGTCCGCGTCGCCGGCGCCTGCCTCGCCCTTGCCTCTTCCCCCTGCACCGGCCCTGCCGGGGGTGAACGTCACCGCGCCGACCAGCCTGCGTATGGGCGACGCGTTCGCGCTGCGCCTCACGGGTCCGCGCGCGGCAGAGGCCCGCGTCCACTTCCCCAGTGAAGTGGGCGAGGATGTGCGCCTGCCCGCCGAGCGCCTCACGCCGGTCCCTGCAGGCAACGGCACGTTCATCGTGCTGGGCCGGGTGCTGCTGGGCAAAGCCACGCCGCTGATCTACGAGATCGAGCTGGATGGGCAGGTGCTGCGCCGCAGCCTCCCCGTGGCGGGTCTGCCCCAGCCGGTCCAGCGCCTGAACCTCCCGCCCAGTATCAGCGGCAAACTGCAGGACCCGGCGCGCGCTGCGGAGGACGCCGCGGTGGAGCGCGCGTACGCCCTGCGAACCCCGCCCGTCTGGACGAAGCCCTTCCAGGACGCCGTCCAGGTCCGCGCGCAGAGCAGCGCGTTCGGGCAGCCGCGCACCTACGTGGCGGGCGGTCCCGTGCAGTACCACTACGGCACGGATTACCGCGCCCCCGCGGGCACTGCGGTCCGCGCCGTCAATGACGGCACGGTGGTCATGGCCGGGATGTATCCCGTGCGCGGCGGCCTGGTCATCCTGGACCACGGCGCCGGCGTGACCAGTCTGTACTTTCACCAGCGCCGGGTGACGGTGAAGGTGGGGCAGAAGGTCAGCCGCGGCGACAAGATCGGCGAGGTGGGGAGCACTGGGCTGAGCACCGGCCCGCACCTGCACCTGGAACTTCGGGTGCGCGGTGAGGGCACCGACCCGGCCGGGTGGATGAACCGTCTCTGGCCGAAATAA